Proteins encoded together in one Astatotilapia calliptera chromosome 7, fAstCal1.2, whole genome shotgun sequence window:
- the LOC113025481 gene encoding electrogenic sodium bicarbonate cotransporter 1-like isoform X3 yields the protein MSSDKSKMEDEAVLDRGASFVKHICDEEEVEGHHTVYIGVHVPKSYHRRRRHRRRPSHKEKRERPEQSAEGSKSDGENVDISVLKPLISPAERIRFILGEEDDGPPPPQLFTELDELLEVDGQEMEWKETARWIKFEEKVEKGGERWSKPHVATLSLHSLMELKTFIEKGTIVLDLEANSLPQIVEMITDSQIESGQLKADLKEKVTYTLLRKHRHQTKKSNLRSLADIGKTVSSASRIFSSQENGSPTTTHRNLTSNSLSDFSDKPEKDQLKNKFMKKLPRDAEASNVLVGEVDFLETPFVAFVRLQQAVMLGALTEVPVPTRFLFVLLGPKGKAKSYHEIGRAIATLMSDEVFHDIAYKAKDRQDLLAGIEEFLDEVIVLPPGEWDPDIRIEPPKSLPSSDKRKNMYTGLEAPQMNGDTPHDTGHGGGGGHQVGEELQRTGKFCGGLILDVKRKLPFFASDFYDALNIQSLSAILFIYLGTVTNAITFGGLLGDATENMQGVLESFLGTALTGAVFCLLAGQPLTILSSTGPVLVFERLLFSFSKDNGFDYLEFRLWIGLWSAMFCLVLVATDASFLVQYFTRFTEEGFSALISFIFIYDAFKKMIKLAHYHPINTDYDPNLVTQYDCRCMPGNSSELFDLSALTNSTDLPVNATLASLTKKQCMKYGGQLVGESCGYIPDITLMSFILFLGTYTCSMSLKKFKTSRFFPTRVRKLISDFAIILAILLFCGVDALVGVETPKLLVPSEFKPTSPLRGWFVPPFGGNPWWVYLAAALPAVVVTILIFMDQQITAVIVNRKEHKLKKGAGYHLDLFWVAILIVICSFMGLPWYVAATVISIAHIDSLKMETETSAPGEQPKFLGVREQRVTGIFVFILTGLSVFMAPILKFIPMPVLYGVFLYMGVASLNGVQFMDRLQLLLMPAKHQPDLIYLRHVPQRRIHLFTFIQALCLAFLWILKSTVAAIIFPVMVLALVAVRKGMDYVFSQHDLSYLDDVIPEKDKKKKEDEKKKKNKKKGSIDSEIEFDLHRRLSFTPIHRAEHYFFSPSVDNLDSGSYKKGSPQIRIGRDSVDSCFVCKKGSESVL from the exons aATGGAGGATGAGGCAGTCTTGGACAGAGGAGCCTCGTTTGTCAAACATATCTGTGATGAAGAGGAAGTGGAAG GTCATCACACTGTGTACATCGGTGTCCACGTTCCCAAGAGCTACCACAGGAGGAGGCGCCACAGACGCAGGCCTAGCCACAAGGAGAAGCGGGAACGACCTGAACAGAGCGCAGAAGGGTCCAAGTCCGACGGGGAGAATGTAGACATCAGCGTCCTCAAACCTCTCA TTTCTCCTGCTGAGAGAATCCGGTTTATCCTGGGAGAGGAGGATGATGGCCCACCACCTCCCCAACTCTTCACTGAGCTGGATGAGCTTCTGGAAGTGGACGGGCAGGAGATGGAGTGGAAGGAAACTGCCAG GTGGATCAAGTTTGAGGAGAAGGTGGAGAAGGGAGGTGAACGCTGGAGCAAACCTCATGTGGCCACGCTGTCCTTGCATAGTTTGATGGAGCTGAAAACCTTTATCGAGAAGGGCACGATCGTGCTGGATCTGGAGGCCAACTCGCTGCCACAGATTGTCG AAATGATCACTGACAGCCAGATTGAGAGTGGTCAGTTGAAGGCAGACCTGAAGGAGAAGGTTACATACACCTTGCTGAGGAAGCATCGGCACCAGACCAAGAAGTCCAACTTGCGCTCTCTTGCAGATATTGGCAAGACTGTTTCCAGTGCAAGCAGGATATTTTCTAGCCAGGAGAATG GTAGTCCAACTACAACCCACCGAAACCTCACCTCCAACAGCCTGAGTGACTTCTCTGATAAGCCAGAGAAAGATCAG CTGAAGAATAAGTTCATGAAAAAATTGCCCCGCGATGCTGAGGCTTCAAACGTGCTGGTCGGGGAGGTAGATTTCCTGGAAACCCCCTTTGTGGCTTTTGTCCGTCTGCAGCAGGCTGTCATGCTTGGGGCACTCACTGAGGTCCCTGTGCCCACCAG ATTTCTCTTCGTCCTTTTGGGTCCCAAGGGCAAAGCTAAATCATATCATGAGATAGGAAGAGCCATCGCTACCCTGATGTCAGATGAG GTATTCCACGATATTGCTTATAAAGCAAAGGACAGGCAGGACCTGCTGGCTGGTATCGAGGAGTTCCTGGATGAGGTCATTGTCCTGCCCCCTGGCGAGTGGGACCCTGATATCAGGATAGAGCCACCAAAGTCCCTGCCTTCTTCGGACAAGAG gaaGAACATGTACACCGGATTAGAGGCACCTCAGATGAATGGCGACACTCCCCATGACACAGGACATGGAGGGGGTGGAGGACACCAAGTTGGAGAGGAGCTTCAGCGCACTGGAAA GTTTTGTGGAGGTCTCATCTTGGATGTGAAGCGGAAATTGCCCTTTTTCGCCAGCGACTTCTATGATGCGCTGAACATCCAGTCTCTGTCTGCCATCTTGTTCATCTATTTGGGCACAGTCACCAATGCGATCACCTTTGGAGGTCTGCTTGGAGATGCTACAGAAAACATGCAG GGAGTGCTGGAAAGCTTCCTCGGAACAGCACTGACGGGAGCAGTGTTCTGTCTGCTGGCTGGTCAGCCCCTGACTATTCTCAGCAGCACCGGACCGGTGCTAGTCTTTGAAAGGCTCCTCTTTAGTTTCAGCAA AGACAACGGCTTCGACTACCTTGAATTCCGGCTGTGGATCGGACTGTGGTCGGCCATGTTCTGTCTGGTGCTGGTCGCCACAGACGCCAGCTTCCTGGTGCAGTATTTCACACGTTTCACAGAGGAAGGCTTTTCGGCGCTCATCAGCTTCATTTTCATCTACGATGCTTTCAAGAAGATGATAAAGCTGGCCCACTACCACCCGATCAACACTGATTATGATCCCAACCTTGTCACTCAGTACGACTGCCGCTGCATGCCTG GCAACTCGTCAGAACTCTTTGATCTATCTGCCCTGACAAACAGTACTGATCTG CCGGTAAATGCTACCTTGGCATCTCTGACCAAGAAGCAGTGTATGAAGTATGGAGGACAGTTAGTTGGAGAAAGCTGTGGCTACATACCTGACATCACCCTGATGTCTTTCATTTTGTTCCTTGGGACCTACACCTGCTCCATGTCTCTGAAGAAGTTCAAGACGAGCCGCTTCTTCCCCACCCGA GTGAGGAAGCTCATCAGTGACTTTGCGATCATCTTGGCCATCCTTCTCTTCTGCGGTGTGGATGCCTTAGTTGGTGTGGAGACTCCAAAGCTCTTAGTGCCAAGTGAATTCAAG CCCACAAGTCCACTGAGGGGCTGGTTTGTTCCTCCTTTTGGAGGAAACCCTTGGTGGGTGTACCTAGCAGCTGCACTTCCTGCTGTGGTTGTCACCATTCTGATATTCATGGACCAACAGATCACCGCTGTAATTGTCAACAGGAAAGAGCACAAACTTAAG AAAGGGGCAGGTTATCACTTGGACCTGTTCTGGGTGGCCATCCTGATAGTGATCTGCTCTTTCATGGGCCTGCCATGGTATGTGGCTGCCACTGTCATTTCCATCGCCCACATCGACTCTCTGAAAATGGAGACTGAGACTTCTGCTCCCGGAGAGCAGCCTAAATTCCTGGGTGTCAG GGAACAGCGAGTCACTGGTATCTTCGTGTTCATCCTGACGGGACTCTCTGTCTTCATGGCTCCTATCCTCAAG TTCATTCCCATGCCAGTGCTCTATGGTGTGTTCCTCTACATGGGTGTGGCATCGCTCAATGGTGTCCAG TTCATGGATCGTTTGCAGCTGCTCCTCATGCCTGCCAAGCACCAGCCGGACCTGATCTACCTGCGGCACGTTCCCCAGAGACGCATCCACCTCTTTACTTTCATCCAGGCCCTGTGCCTGGCCTTCCTGTGGATCCTCAAGTCTACTGTCGCTGCCATCATTTTCCCTGTCATG GTTTTGGCATTGGTTGCTGTTCGCAAAGGAATGGACTACGTGTTCTCCCAGCATGACCTCAGCTACCTGGATGATGTCATCCCAGagaaagacaagaagaagaaagaagatgagaagaaaaagaaaaacaagaagaagggAAGCATTGACAGTGAAATTGAATTT
- the LOC113025481 gene encoding electrogenic sodium bicarbonate cotransporter 1-like isoform X4, which produces MSSDKSKMEDEAVLDRGASFVKHICDEEEVEGHHTVYIGVHVPKSYHRRRRHRRRPSHKEKRERPEQSAEGSKSDGENVDISVLKPLISPAERIRFILGEEDDGPPPPQLFTELDELLEVDGQEMEWKETARWIKFEEKVEKGGERWSKPHVATLSLHSLMELKTFIEKGTIVLDLEANSLPQIVEMITDSQIESGQLKADLKEKVTYTLLRKHRHQTKKSNLRSLADIGKTVSSASRIFSSQENGSPTTTHRNLTSNSLSDFSDKPEKDQLKNKFMKKLPRDAEASNVLVGEVDFLETPFVAFVRLQQAVMLGALTEVPVPTRFLFVLLGPKGKAKSYHEIGRAIATLMSDEVFHDIAYKAKDRQDLLAGIEEFLDEVIVLPPGEWDPDIRIEPPKSLPSSDKRKNMYTGLEAPQMNGDTPHDTGHGGGGGHQVGEELQRTGKFCGGLILDVKRKLPFFASDFYDALNIQSLSAILFIYLGTVTNAITFGGLLGDATENMQGVLESFLGTALTGAVFCLLAGQPLTILSSTGPVLVFERLLFSFSKDNGFDYLEFRLWIGLWSAMFCLVLVATDASFLVQYFTRFTEEGFSALISFIFIYDAFKKMIKLAHYHPINTDYDPNLVTQYDCRCMPGNSSELFDLSALTNSTDLPVNATLASLTKKQCMKYGGQLVGESCGYIPDITLMSFILFLGTYTCSMSLKKFKTSRFFPTRVRKLISDFAIILAILLFCGVDALVGVETPKLLVPSEFKPTSPLRGWFVPPFGGNPWWVYLAAALPAVVVTILIFMDQQITAVIVNRKEHKLKKGAGYHLDLFWVAILIVICSFMGLPWYVAATVISIAHIDSLKMETETSAPGEQPKFLGVREQRVTGIFVFILTGLSVFMAPILKFIPMPVLYGVFLYMGVASLNGVQFMDRLQLLLMPAKHQPDLIYLRHVPQRRIHLFTFIQALCLAFLWILKSTVAAIIFPVMVLALVAVRKGMDYVFSQHDLSYLDDVIPEKDKKKKEDEKKKKNKKKGSIDSEIEFSDFPYHANNVPSIKISMDMMEQEPMLGDKSLDRPPSSTFLHPHTPC; this is translated from the exons aATGGAGGATGAGGCAGTCTTGGACAGAGGAGCCTCGTTTGTCAAACATATCTGTGATGAAGAGGAAGTGGAAG GTCATCACACTGTGTACATCGGTGTCCACGTTCCCAAGAGCTACCACAGGAGGAGGCGCCACAGACGCAGGCCTAGCCACAAGGAGAAGCGGGAACGACCTGAACAGAGCGCAGAAGGGTCCAAGTCCGACGGGGAGAATGTAGACATCAGCGTCCTCAAACCTCTCA TTTCTCCTGCTGAGAGAATCCGGTTTATCCTGGGAGAGGAGGATGATGGCCCACCACCTCCCCAACTCTTCACTGAGCTGGATGAGCTTCTGGAAGTGGACGGGCAGGAGATGGAGTGGAAGGAAACTGCCAG GTGGATCAAGTTTGAGGAGAAGGTGGAGAAGGGAGGTGAACGCTGGAGCAAACCTCATGTGGCCACGCTGTCCTTGCATAGTTTGATGGAGCTGAAAACCTTTATCGAGAAGGGCACGATCGTGCTGGATCTGGAGGCCAACTCGCTGCCACAGATTGTCG AAATGATCACTGACAGCCAGATTGAGAGTGGTCAGTTGAAGGCAGACCTGAAGGAGAAGGTTACATACACCTTGCTGAGGAAGCATCGGCACCAGACCAAGAAGTCCAACTTGCGCTCTCTTGCAGATATTGGCAAGACTGTTTCCAGTGCAAGCAGGATATTTTCTAGCCAGGAGAATG GTAGTCCAACTACAACCCACCGAAACCTCACCTCCAACAGCCTGAGTGACTTCTCTGATAAGCCAGAGAAAGATCAG CTGAAGAATAAGTTCATGAAAAAATTGCCCCGCGATGCTGAGGCTTCAAACGTGCTGGTCGGGGAGGTAGATTTCCTGGAAACCCCCTTTGTGGCTTTTGTCCGTCTGCAGCAGGCTGTCATGCTTGGGGCACTCACTGAGGTCCCTGTGCCCACCAG ATTTCTCTTCGTCCTTTTGGGTCCCAAGGGCAAAGCTAAATCATATCATGAGATAGGAAGAGCCATCGCTACCCTGATGTCAGATGAG GTATTCCACGATATTGCTTATAAAGCAAAGGACAGGCAGGACCTGCTGGCTGGTATCGAGGAGTTCCTGGATGAGGTCATTGTCCTGCCCCCTGGCGAGTGGGACCCTGATATCAGGATAGAGCCACCAAAGTCCCTGCCTTCTTCGGACAAGAG gaaGAACATGTACACCGGATTAGAGGCACCTCAGATGAATGGCGACACTCCCCATGACACAGGACATGGAGGGGGTGGAGGACACCAAGTTGGAGAGGAGCTTCAGCGCACTGGAAA GTTTTGTGGAGGTCTCATCTTGGATGTGAAGCGGAAATTGCCCTTTTTCGCCAGCGACTTCTATGATGCGCTGAACATCCAGTCTCTGTCTGCCATCTTGTTCATCTATTTGGGCACAGTCACCAATGCGATCACCTTTGGAGGTCTGCTTGGAGATGCTACAGAAAACATGCAG GGAGTGCTGGAAAGCTTCCTCGGAACAGCACTGACGGGAGCAGTGTTCTGTCTGCTGGCTGGTCAGCCCCTGACTATTCTCAGCAGCACCGGACCGGTGCTAGTCTTTGAAAGGCTCCTCTTTAGTTTCAGCAA AGACAACGGCTTCGACTACCTTGAATTCCGGCTGTGGATCGGACTGTGGTCGGCCATGTTCTGTCTGGTGCTGGTCGCCACAGACGCCAGCTTCCTGGTGCAGTATTTCACACGTTTCACAGAGGAAGGCTTTTCGGCGCTCATCAGCTTCATTTTCATCTACGATGCTTTCAAGAAGATGATAAAGCTGGCCCACTACCACCCGATCAACACTGATTATGATCCCAACCTTGTCACTCAGTACGACTGCCGCTGCATGCCTG GCAACTCGTCAGAACTCTTTGATCTATCTGCCCTGACAAACAGTACTGATCTG CCGGTAAATGCTACCTTGGCATCTCTGACCAAGAAGCAGTGTATGAAGTATGGAGGACAGTTAGTTGGAGAAAGCTGTGGCTACATACCTGACATCACCCTGATGTCTTTCATTTTGTTCCTTGGGACCTACACCTGCTCCATGTCTCTGAAGAAGTTCAAGACGAGCCGCTTCTTCCCCACCCGA GTGAGGAAGCTCATCAGTGACTTTGCGATCATCTTGGCCATCCTTCTCTTCTGCGGTGTGGATGCCTTAGTTGGTGTGGAGACTCCAAAGCTCTTAGTGCCAAGTGAATTCAAG CCCACAAGTCCACTGAGGGGCTGGTTTGTTCCTCCTTTTGGAGGAAACCCTTGGTGGGTGTACCTAGCAGCTGCACTTCCTGCTGTGGTTGTCACCATTCTGATATTCATGGACCAACAGATCACCGCTGTAATTGTCAACAGGAAAGAGCACAAACTTAAG AAAGGGGCAGGTTATCACTTGGACCTGTTCTGGGTGGCCATCCTGATAGTGATCTGCTCTTTCATGGGCCTGCCATGGTATGTGGCTGCCACTGTCATTTCCATCGCCCACATCGACTCTCTGAAAATGGAGACTGAGACTTCTGCTCCCGGAGAGCAGCCTAAATTCCTGGGTGTCAG GGAACAGCGAGTCACTGGTATCTTCGTGTTCATCCTGACGGGACTCTCTGTCTTCATGGCTCCTATCCTCAAG TTCATTCCCATGCCAGTGCTCTATGGTGTGTTCCTCTACATGGGTGTGGCATCGCTCAATGGTGTCCAG TTCATGGATCGTTTGCAGCTGCTCCTCATGCCTGCCAAGCACCAGCCGGACCTGATCTACCTGCGGCACGTTCCCCAGAGACGCATCCACCTCTTTACTTTCATCCAGGCCCTGTGCCTGGCCTTCCTGTGGATCCTCAAGTCTACTGTCGCTGCCATCATTTTCCCTGTCATG GTTTTGGCATTGGTTGCTGTTCGCAAAGGAATGGACTACGTGTTCTCCCAGCATGACCTCAGCTACCTGGATGATGTCATCCCAGagaaagacaagaagaagaaagaagatgagaagaaaaagaaaaacaagaagaagggAAGCATTGACAGTGAAATTGAATTT TCTGACTTCCCCTACCATGCAAATAATGTCCCCAGTATAAAAATCTCTATGGATATGATGGAACAGGAGCCCATGTTGGGAGATAAATCTTTGGATA
- the LOC113025481 gene encoding electrogenic sodium bicarbonate cotransporter 1-like isoform X2, translating into MSSDKSKMEDEAVLDRGASFVKHICDEEEVEGHHTVYIGVHVPKSYHRRRRHRRRPSHKEKRERPEQSAEGSKSDGENVDISVLKPLISPAERIRFILGEEDDGPPPPQLFTELDELLEVDGQEMEWKETARWIKFEEKVEKGGERWSKPHVATLSLHSLMELKTFIEKGTIVLDLEANSLPQIVEMITDSQIESGQLKADLKEKVTYTLLRKHRHQTKKSNLRSLADIGKTVSSASRIFSSQENARNPLEHPVPCLNPQDSEEPCEVMRSSSMGYLCSPTTTHRNLTSNSLSDFSDKPEKDQLKNKFMKKLPRDAEASNVLVGEVDFLETPFVAFVRLQQAVMLGALTEVPVPTRFLFVLLGPKGKAKSYHEIGRAIATLMSDEVFHDIAYKAKDRQDLLAGIEEFLDEVIVLPPGEWDPDIRIEPPKSLPSSDKRKNMYTGLEAPQMNGDTPHDTGHGGGGGHQVGEELQRTGKFCGGLILDVKRKLPFFASDFYDALNIQSLSAILFIYLGTVTNAITFGGLLGDATENMQGVLESFLGTALTGAVFCLLAGQPLTILSSTGPVLVFERLLFSFSKDNGFDYLEFRLWIGLWSAMFCLVLVATDASFLVQYFTRFTEEGFSALISFIFIYDAFKKMIKLAHYHPINTDYDPNLVTQYDCRCMPGNSSELFDLSALTNSTDLPVNATLASLTKKQCMKYGGQLVGESCGYIPDITLMSFILFLGTYTCSMSLKKFKTSRFFPTRVRKLISDFAIILAILLFCGVDALVGVETPKLLVPSEFKPTSPLRGWFVPPFGGNPWWVYLAAALPAVVVTILIFMDQQITAVIVNRKEHKLKKGAGYHLDLFWVAILIVICSFMGLPWYVAATVISIAHIDSLKMETETSAPGEQPKFLGVREQRVTGIFVFILTGLSVFMAPILKFIPMPVLYGVFLYMGVASLNGVQFMDRLQLLLMPAKHQPDLIYLRHVPQRRIHLFTFIQALCLAFLWILKSTVAAIIFPVMVLALVAVRKGMDYVFSQHDLSYLDDVIPEKDKKKKEDEKKKKNKKKGSIDSEIEFSDFPYHANNVPSIKISMDMMEQEPMLGDKSLDRPPSSTFLHPHTPC; encoded by the exons aATGGAGGATGAGGCAGTCTTGGACAGAGGAGCCTCGTTTGTCAAACATATCTGTGATGAAGAGGAAGTGGAAG GTCATCACACTGTGTACATCGGTGTCCACGTTCCCAAGAGCTACCACAGGAGGAGGCGCCACAGACGCAGGCCTAGCCACAAGGAGAAGCGGGAACGACCTGAACAGAGCGCAGAAGGGTCCAAGTCCGACGGGGAGAATGTAGACATCAGCGTCCTCAAACCTCTCA TTTCTCCTGCTGAGAGAATCCGGTTTATCCTGGGAGAGGAGGATGATGGCCCACCACCTCCCCAACTCTTCACTGAGCTGGATGAGCTTCTGGAAGTGGACGGGCAGGAGATGGAGTGGAAGGAAACTGCCAG GTGGATCAAGTTTGAGGAGAAGGTGGAGAAGGGAGGTGAACGCTGGAGCAAACCTCATGTGGCCACGCTGTCCTTGCATAGTTTGATGGAGCTGAAAACCTTTATCGAGAAGGGCACGATCGTGCTGGATCTGGAGGCCAACTCGCTGCCACAGATTGTCG AAATGATCACTGACAGCCAGATTGAGAGTGGTCAGTTGAAGGCAGACCTGAAGGAGAAGGTTACATACACCTTGCTGAGGAAGCATCGGCACCAGACCAAGAAGTCCAACTTGCGCTCTCTTGCAGATATTGGCAAGACTGTTTCCAGTGCAAGCAGGATATTTTCTAGCCAGGAGAATG CCCGCAACCCCCTCGAGCACCCTGTGCCTTGTTTAAACCCACAAGACTCAGAGGAACCATGTGAGGTCATGAGGAGCTCCAGCATGGGATACCTCT GTAGTCCAACTACAACCCACCGAAACCTCACCTCCAACAGCCTGAGTGACTTCTCTGATAAGCCAGAGAAAGATCAG CTGAAGAATAAGTTCATGAAAAAATTGCCCCGCGATGCTGAGGCTTCAAACGTGCTGGTCGGGGAGGTAGATTTCCTGGAAACCCCCTTTGTGGCTTTTGTCCGTCTGCAGCAGGCTGTCATGCTTGGGGCACTCACTGAGGTCCCTGTGCCCACCAG ATTTCTCTTCGTCCTTTTGGGTCCCAAGGGCAAAGCTAAATCATATCATGAGATAGGAAGAGCCATCGCTACCCTGATGTCAGATGAG GTATTCCACGATATTGCTTATAAAGCAAAGGACAGGCAGGACCTGCTGGCTGGTATCGAGGAGTTCCTGGATGAGGTCATTGTCCTGCCCCCTGGCGAGTGGGACCCTGATATCAGGATAGAGCCACCAAAGTCCCTGCCTTCTTCGGACAAGAG gaaGAACATGTACACCGGATTAGAGGCACCTCAGATGAATGGCGACACTCCCCATGACACAGGACATGGAGGGGGTGGAGGACACCAAGTTGGAGAGGAGCTTCAGCGCACTGGAAA GTTTTGTGGAGGTCTCATCTTGGATGTGAAGCGGAAATTGCCCTTTTTCGCCAGCGACTTCTATGATGCGCTGAACATCCAGTCTCTGTCTGCCATCTTGTTCATCTATTTGGGCACAGTCACCAATGCGATCACCTTTGGAGGTCTGCTTGGAGATGCTACAGAAAACATGCAG GGAGTGCTGGAAAGCTTCCTCGGAACAGCACTGACGGGAGCAGTGTTCTGTCTGCTGGCTGGTCAGCCCCTGACTATTCTCAGCAGCACCGGACCGGTGCTAGTCTTTGAAAGGCTCCTCTTTAGTTTCAGCAA AGACAACGGCTTCGACTACCTTGAATTCCGGCTGTGGATCGGACTGTGGTCGGCCATGTTCTGTCTGGTGCTGGTCGCCACAGACGCCAGCTTCCTGGTGCAGTATTTCACACGTTTCACAGAGGAAGGCTTTTCGGCGCTCATCAGCTTCATTTTCATCTACGATGCTTTCAAGAAGATGATAAAGCTGGCCCACTACCACCCGATCAACACTGATTATGATCCCAACCTTGTCACTCAGTACGACTGCCGCTGCATGCCTG GCAACTCGTCAGAACTCTTTGATCTATCTGCCCTGACAAACAGTACTGATCTG CCGGTAAATGCTACCTTGGCATCTCTGACCAAGAAGCAGTGTATGAAGTATGGAGGACAGTTAGTTGGAGAAAGCTGTGGCTACATACCTGACATCACCCTGATGTCTTTCATTTTGTTCCTTGGGACCTACACCTGCTCCATGTCTCTGAAGAAGTTCAAGACGAGCCGCTTCTTCCCCACCCGA GTGAGGAAGCTCATCAGTGACTTTGCGATCATCTTGGCCATCCTTCTCTTCTGCGGTGTGGATGCCTTAGTTGGTGTGGAGACTCCAAAGCTCTTAGTGCCAAGTGAATTCAAG CCCACAAGTCCACTGAGGGGCTGGTTTGTTCCTCCTTTTGGAGGAAACCCTTGGTGGGTGTACCTAGCAGCTGCACTTCCTGCTGTGGTTGTCACCATTCTGATATTCATGGACCAACAGATCACCGCTGTAATTGTCAACAGGAAAGAGCACAAACTTAAG AAAGGGGCAGGTTATCACTTGGACCTGTTCTGGGTGGCCATCCTGATAGTGATCTGCTCTTTCATGGGCCTGCCATGGTATGTGGCTGCCACTGTCATTTCCATCGCCCACATCGACTCTCTGAAAATGGAGACTGAGACTTCTGCTCCCGGAGAGCAGCCTAAATTCCTGGGTGTCAG GGAACAGCGAGTCACTGGTATCTTCGTGTTCATCCTGACGGGACTCTCTGTCTTCATGGCTCCTATCCTCAAG TTCATTCCCATGCCAGTGCTCTATGGTGTGTTCCTCTACATGGGTGTGGCATCGCTCAATGGTGTCCAG TTCATGGATCGTTTGCAGCTGCTCCTCATGCCTGCCAAGCACCAGCCGGACCTGATCTACCTGCGGCACGTTCCCCAGAGACGCATCCACCTCTTTACTTTCATCCAGGCCCTGTGCCTGGCCTTCCTGTGGATCCTCAAGTCTACTGTCGCTGCCATCATTTTCCCTGTCATG GTTTTGGCATTGGTTGCTGTTCGCAAAGGAATGGACTACGTGTTCTCCCAGCATGACCTCAGCTACCTGGATGATGTCATCCCAGagaaagacaagaagaagaaagaagatgagaagaaaaagaaaaacaagaagaagggAAGCATTGACAGTGAAATTGAATTT TCTGACTTCCCCTACCATGCAAATAATGTCCCCAGTATAAAAATCTCTATGGATATGATGGAACAGGAGCCCATGTTGGGAGATAAATCTTTGGATA